The following coding sequences lie in one Fusobacterium sp. IOR10 genomic window:
- a CDS encoding fumarate hydratase, protein MREIELDLVTKEVERLCIESNYFICEDVLEKLKDSYEKEESTVGKNILGQILENDKIAAEEQVPICQDTGLAVIFLEVGTEVKINGDIYEAINEGVRRGYTNGYLRKSAVKHPLDRVNTKDNTPAIIHTKLVAGSDKIKIIMAPKGGGAENMSTVKMLKPADGIEGVKKFVVDFVKNASGNPCPPIFVGIGLGGTFEKAALLAKQALFRDVNDESDNLIDAKLEKDLLELINKTGIGPMGLGGMTTAIAVKVESFPCHIASLPLAININCHASRHKSVVL, encoded by the coding sequence ATGAGAGAGATAGAATTAGATCTTGTAACAAAGGAAGTGGAAAGATTATGTATTGAGTCTAATTATTTCATTTGTGAAGATGTTCTAGAAAAATTAAAGGATTCCTATGAAAAAGAAGAATCAACTGTTGGAAAGAATATACTAGGACAAATTTTAGAAAATGACAAAATTGCAGCAGAAGAACAAGTTCCAATTTGTCAAGATACTGGACTAGCAGTAATTTTTCTTGAAGTGGGAACAGAAGTTAAAATAAATGGAGATATTTATGAGGCTATTAATGAAGGAGTTAGAAGAGGGTATACAAATGGTTATTTAAGAAAGTCAGCTGTAAAACATCCCTTAGATAGAGTTAACACAAAGGACAATACCCCTGCAATAATACACACAAAATTAGTGGCAGGATCAGATAAAATAAAAATAATAATGGCTCCAAAGGGTGGAGGTGCTGAGAATATGAGTACTGTTAAAATGTTAAAACCAGCTGATGGAATAGAGGGAGTTAAGAAATTTGTAGTTGATTTTGTTAAAAATGCAAGTGGGAATCCTTGTCCTCCAATATTTGTAGGAATAGGACTTGGTGGAACTTTTGAAAAAGCAGCTTTACTAGCAAAACAAGCTTTATTTAGAGATGTTAACGATGAAAGTGATAATTTAATTGATGCTAAACTTGAAAAAGATTTATTGGAGCTTATTAATAAAACTGGTATTGGTCCAATGGGACTTGGGGGAATGACCACTGCCATTGCAGTAAAAGTTGAAAGCTTCCCTTGTCACATAGCTTCATTACCACTTGCAATAAATATTAATTGTCATGCTTCTAGACATAAATCAGTTGTTTTATAG
- a CDS encoding NADP-dependent malic enzyme gives MTVYERALKLHEEKKGKIEIVCKVDVNTKDDLSLAYTPGVAEPCRKIHANQEDIYKYTGKGNTVAVITDGTAVLGLGDIGPYAALPVMEGKCVLFKRFANIDAFPICLDSKDPEEIIKTIKLLAPSLGGINLEDISAPRCVEIETRLKDELNIPVFHDDQHGTAIVVTAALINSFKLLKKKFEDVKIVISGAGAAGSSICKLLNKMGAGEIVPVDIDGILTKDDVDSYNDLKKHLVTFVNPKNIKGGLKEAIVGADAFIGVSAPGLLTKEMVSTMNKDAVVFAMANPEPEIYPEEAIAGGAKIVGTGRSDYPNQINNILAFPGIFRGALDSRAEQITDEMKIAAAKGIAAVIDEKDLRNDYIIPDAFDERVVKVVAKSVADFVLTHKK, from the coding sequence ATGACTGTTTATGAAAGAGCTCTTAAACTACATGAAGAAAAAAAAGGTAAAATAGAAATTGTATGTAAGGTTGATGTAAATACTAAAGATGATTTATCTCTTGCTTATACACCTGGAGTTGCAGAACCTTGCAGAAAAATCCATGCAAATCAAGAGGATATTTATAAATATACAGGAAAGGGAAATACTGTTGCAGTAATAACAGATGGAACTGCTGTACTTGGACTTGGAGACATTGGTCCCTATGCTGCTCTTCCTGTTATGGAAGGTAAATGTGTTCTTTTCAAAAGATTTGCAAATATTGATGCTTTTCCAATTTGTCTAGATTCTAAGGATCCAGAAGAAATTATAAAAACTATAAAACTTCTTGCTCCTAGTCTTGGGGGAATAAATTTAGAAGATATTTCTGCTCCTAGATGTGTTGAAATAGAAACAAGATTAAAAGATGAACTAAATATACCAGTTTTCCATGATGATCAACATGGTACTGCTATTGTTGTTACTGCTGCACTTATAAATTCATTTAAATTATTAAAAAAGAAATTTGAAGATGTTAAAATTGTTATAAGTGGTGCTGGAGCTGCAGGTTCTTCAATTTGTAAACTTCTTAATAAAATGGGAGCAGGGGAAATTGTTCCTGTGGATATAGATGGAATATTAACAAAGGATGATGTTGATTCTTATAATGATCTTAAAAAACATTTGGTTACCTTTGTAAATCCTAAAAATATAAAGGGTGGATTAAAAGAAGCTATTGTTGGGGCAGATGCCTTTATTGGAGTTTCAGCTCCTGGACTATTAACAAAGGAAATGGTTTCAACTATGAATAAAGATGCTGTTGTATTTGCAATGGCAAATCCTGAGCCTGAAATTTATCCTGAAGAAGCCATTGCTGGAGGAGCTAAAATAGTTGGTACAGGACGTTCTGACTATCCTAATCAAATAAATAACATTCTTGCCTTCCCTGGTATTTTTAGAGGAGCTTTAGATTCAAGGGCAGAACAAATAACTGATGAAATGAAAATAGCTGCTGCTAAGGGAATAGCTGCTGTTATTGATGAAAAAGATTTAAGAAATGACTATATTATCCCTGATGCCTTTGATGAGAGAGTAGTCAAAGTAGTGGCAAAATCTGTTGCTGATTTTGTTTTAACTCATAAAAAATAG
- a CDS encoding desulfoferrodoxin family protein, producing MLETKFYVCSHCGNIVKKFHDSGIPVFCCGEAMKELVPKTADAAGEKHVPLIEVNGEDVKVTVGSTLHPMIESHYIVWIYLETSNGGQFHSFKPGDEPIANFKLAKDEKVISAYEYCNIHGLWIAKL from the coding sequence ATGTTAGAAACTAAATTTTATGTTTGTAGTCACTGTGGTAACATTGTTAAAAAATTTCATGATTCAGGAATTCCAGTTTTTTGTTGTGGAGAAGCTATGAAAGAACTTGTTCCTAAAACTGCTGATGCTGCTGGGGAAAAACATGTTCCTTTAATTGAAGTTAATGGAGAAGATGTTAAAGTAACTGTTGGATCTACTCTTCACCCAATGATTGAAAGTCATTATATTGTTTGGATCTATCTTGAAACTTCAAATGGTGGACAATTCCATTCTTTCAAACCTGGTGACGAACCAATTGCAAACTTTAAACTAGCTAAAGATGAAAAAGTTATTTCAGCATATGAATATTGTAATATTCATGGTTTATGGATTGCAAAATTATAA
- a CDS encoding anaerobic ribonucleoside-triphosphate reductase activating protein, which produces MKFGGIQRTSTIDFPKKLSCVVFTLGCDLDCFYCHNRELIENGEEISQKDIKLFLEKRKGLLEGVVVSGGEATLQKDLLGFFKYLKKLGYATKLDSNGQNIEIIKKLVESKVVDYFAIDLKATEDKYINVCGKNANYKKTSETINYLLENNCDFEVRTTLYPGITKNDLVSIAKNFGTLPLWRFNYFHMPETFKKEDLKRLRGKALIKYDMIKIKKDLIEFQKNIEI; this is translated from the coding sequence ATGAAATTTGGTGGAATACAGAGGACTAGTACAATAGATTTTCCTAAAAAATTAAGTTGTGTAGTTTTTACATTAGGTTGCGATTTAGATTGTTTTTACTGTCATAATAGGGAACTTATAGAAAATGGTGAAGAAATATCACAAAAGGATATAAAATTATTTTTAGAAAAAAGAAAGGGTTTATTGGAAGGGGTTGTAGTAAGTGGTGGAGAAGCTACTTTACAAAAAGACTTACTTGGCTTTTTTAAATATCTAAAAAAATTAGGTTATGCAACTAAATTAGATAGTAATGGACAAAATATTGAAATTATAAAAAAACTTGTGGAATCAAAGGTTGTTGATTACTTTGCTATAGATTTAAAAGCTACAGAAGATAAGTATATAAATGTTTGTGGTAAAAATGCAAATTATAAAAAAACATCAGAAACTATAAATTATCTTTTGGAAAATAATTGTGATTTTGAAGTAAGAACAACTTTATATCCAGGGATAACAAAAAATGATTTGGTTTCAATTGCCAAGAACTTTGGTACATTACCTCTTTGGAGATTTAATTATTTTCATATGCCTGAAACATTTAAAAAGGAAGATTTAAAAAGACTGAGAGGAAAAGCTTTAATAAAATATGATATGATAAAGATAAAAAAAGATTTAATTGAATTTCAGAAGAATATAGAAATATAA
- a CDS encoding ribonucleoside triphosphate reductase: MIQTIRKRNGDLVSFCSDKITRAIFKAATAVGGNDWEKSEKLSSDVTNMLFEKYKNTVDVEYVQDTVEKVLIEAGHAKTAKAYILYREKRRSAREKNALVGATIDLFSKYLDDGDWRIKENANTQKSINGMNNYIRENFTKRYWLHEIYPKEVRDAHLSGDLHLHDLGFFGPYCAGWDLRQLLVQGFGGVEGKIESSPAKHFRSFLGQIVNSTFTTQGETAGAQAWSSFDTYCAPFIRYDKLDYKGVKQALQEFIFNLNVPTRVGFQCPFSNLTFDLKAPSTLKDQPVIIGGKLMKETYGEFQGEMDILNQAFCEVMEEGDRKGRVFTFPIPTINITKDFDWNSKVTDKVMEIACKYGIPYFSNYVNSDLSPEDALSMCCRLRLDTKELRKRGGGLFGSNPLTGSIGVVTINLPRIGYLSSTVEEFKDRLKKFMDIAKESLEIKRKTVEKQTVHGMYPYSENYLKEVHERTGEYWFNHFNTIGLIGMNEACLNFLGENKDITSKEGQEFSLEILDYMREVIAKYQEETGHVYNLEATPAEGTSYNLAAKDKKRYRDIITAGDEVFYYTNSSQLPVGYTDDIFETLDLQDELQCKYTGGTVLHLYLGEQIKDIEIAKTLLKKSFTNYKLPYLSLTPTFSICPEHGYITGEVEICPQCGKETEVWTRVVGYLRPVKNFNKGKTQEYSERVKYVIKN, encoded by the coding sequence ATGATTCAAACAATAAGGAAACGTAATGGGGATTTAGTTTCATTTTGTAGTGATAAAATAACAAGAGCAATATTTAAAGCAGCAACTGCAGTTGGTGGAAACGACTGGGAGAAATCTGAAAAATTGTCTTCAGATGTAACAAATATGCTTTTTGAAAAATATAAAAACACAGTTGATGTGGAATATGTTCAAGATACAGTGGAAAAAGTTTTAATAGAAGCAGGGCATGCAAAAACAGCCAAGGCCTATATTTTATATAGAGAAAAACGTCGTAGTGCAAGGGAAAAGAACGCTTTAGTAGGTGCAACAATAGATTTGTTTTCAAAATATTTAGATGACGGAGATTGGAGGATAAAAGAAAATGCCAACACTCAAAAGTCAATAAATGGAATGAATAATTATATTAGAGAAAATTTTACCAAAAGATATTGGTTACATGAAATTTATCCTAAAGAAGTTAGAGATGCTCATTTATCAGGGGACTTACATTTACATGATTTAGGATTCTTTGGTCCCTATTGTGCAGGTTGGGATTTAAGACAACTTCTTGTACAAGGTTTTGGAGGAGTGGAAGGAAAGATTGAATCAAGCCCAGCTAAACATTTTCGTAGTTTTCTAGGACAGATTGTTAATTCAACTTTTACAACTCAAGGGGAAACTGCAGGAGCTCAAGCGTGGAGTAGTTTTGACACTTACTGTGCTCCATTTATAAGATATGACAAACTTGATTATAAGGGAGTTAAGCAAGCTCTACAAGAGTTTATATTTAATTTAAATGTACCTACAAGAGTTGGATTTCAATGTCCATTTTCAAATTTAACATTTGATTTAAAGGCTCCATCAACATTAAAGGATCAACCAGTTATTATTGGTGGAAAATTAATGAAAGAAACATATGGAGAATTTCAAGGGGAAATGGATATATTAAATCAAGCTTTTTGTGAAGTAATGGAAGAGGGAGACAGAAAGGGAAGAGTATTTACTTTTCCAATTCCAACTATAAATATAACAAAGGATTTTGATTGGAACAGTAAGGTTACTGATAAAGTTATGGAAATAGCTTGTAAGTATGGAATTCCTTATTTTTCAAATTATGTAAATTCAGATTTATCTCCAGAGGATGCCCTTTCAATGTGTTGTCGTTTAAGACTAGACACAAAGGAACTTCGTAAAAGAGGTGGAGGATTATTTGGTTCAAATCCTTTAACAGGATCAATAGGAGTTGTAACTATAAACCTTCCTAGAATTGGATATTTATCCTCTACAGTGGAAGAATTCAAAGATAGATTGAAAAAATTCATGGATATAGCAAAGGAAAGTCTTGAAATTAAACGTAAAACTGTTGAAAAACAAACTGTTCATGGAATGTATCCTTATTCAGAAAATTATTTAAAGGAAGTACATGAAAGAACTGGGGAATATTGGTTCAATCATTTTAATACAATAGGTCTTATAGGAATGAATGAAGCATGTTTAAATTTCCTAGGAGAAAATAAAGATATTACAAGTAAAGAGGGACAGGAATTTTCTTTGGAAATTTTAGATTACATGAGAGAAGTAATAGCTAAATACCAAGAAGAAACAGGACATGTGTATAATTTAGAGGCAACTCCAGCTGAGGGAACAAGCTATAATTTAGCTGCTAAGGATAAAAAAAGATATAGGGATATAATTACTGCAGGGGATGAAGTTTTTTATTATACAAACTCTTCTCAACTTCCTGTAGGTTACACTGACGATATATTTGAAACTTTAGATTTGCAAGATGAATTACAATGTAAATATACAGGGGGAACAGTTTTACATCTATATTTAGGTGAACAAATTAAAGATATAGAAATAGCTAAAACTTTATTGAAAAAATCTTTTACAAATTATAAATTACCATATTTATCTTTAACTCCCACATTTTCAATTTGTCCAGAACATGGATATATAACAGGGGAAGTTGAAATATGTCCACAGTGTGGAAAAGAAACTGAAGTGTGGACAAGGGTTGTAGGTTATCTTCGTCCAGTTAAGAATTTTAATAAGGGTAAAACACAAGAATACTCAGAGAGAGTAAAATATGTGATAAAAAATTAA
- a CDS encoding purine-nucleoside phosphorylase: MYEKILESIKFIKSKTNYEPKVGIILGSGLGSLANEITDYIEIDYKDIPNFPISTVKGHDGKLIFGKIGDTEVMAMKGRIHFYEGYPMKEVTYPIYVMRMFGIEKLILSNAAGGINTSFQDGTLMIIKDHINFFGTNPLIGKNDDRFGSRFPDMTEIYSKNFINIAKEKAKNLNIKYSEGVYLGTTGPSYETASEIKAFSLMGGDAVGMSTVPEAIVAKYLGMEILGISCITNMATGIATKPHSHQSVMEIAKKVEKDFCIWIKTIVEDLD, from the coding sequence ATGTATGAAAAAATATTAGAAAGTATAAAATTTATAAAATCTAAAACTAATTATGAGCCCAAAGTTGGAATTATTCTTGGAAGTGGACTTGGAAGCTTAGCAAATGAAATTACAGATTATATTGAAATAGATTACAAGGATATTCCTAATTTCCCTATTTCAACTGTTAAAGGTCACGATGGGAAACTAATTTTTGGAAAAATTGGAGATACTGAAGTTATGGCTATGAAAGGAAGAATTCATTTTTATGAGGGATATCCTATGAAAGAAGTTACTTATCCAATTTATGTTATGAGAATGTTTGGAATAGAAAAATTAATTTTAAGTAATGCTGCAGGGGGGATAAATACAAGTTTTCAAGATGGAACTTTAATGATAATTAAAGATCATATTAATTTTTTTGGAACTAACCCTTTAATTGGAAAAAATGACGATAGATTTGGAAGTAGATTTCCAGATATGACTGAAATTTATTCAAAGAATTTTATTAACATTGCTAAAGAAAAAGCTAAAAACTTAAATATTAAATACAGTGAAGGGGTTTACCTTGGAACTACTGGACCATCATATGAAACTGCTAGTGAAATTAAAGCTTTCTCATTAATGGGAGGAGATGCTGTTGGAATGTCCACTGTACCTGAAGCTATTGTTGCTAAATATTTAGGCATGGAAATTTTAGGAATCTCTTGTATTACAAATATGGCAACTGGTATTGCAACTAAGCCTCATTCTCATCAATCTGTTATGGAAATTGCTAAAAAGGTTGAAAAAGATTTTTGTATATGGATAAAAACAATTGTTGAAGATTTAGATTAA
- a CDS encoding cation:proton antiporter produces the protein MFNIINLHTVDPILMFTIFMGIVLVAPILAIKTKIPSIIYLLIGGMVVGPYGLDIVSRTLKIELLGAIGLLYIMFEAGLEINLHEVNKNKSYSLIFGLLTFAIPMFLGFLGGVYILKMSALSSLLLASLFSSHTLITYPIVSRFGLNKRKGVTAAIGGTIITDILALVVLVIVIAVYQGNSTFLFWGKFIGLTTIYVIFSAKYIPKIAKYFFIKYAKGNGSEEYVFIITITFILAQISHMIGLEPIIGAFLSGLVLNSLIPERSILMARVKFIGETLFIPFFLISVGMLIDVSQFIKNRETMKVAIFMIVIGVLSKLIAAFIFGKIIKLKSIENILIFSMTVNQAAATLAAVTVGYNIGILNKYILAGTITMIMITCFVGTFFTEYSARKMAFSEDKEEGRISSHRILVPVNRDINLENLMEFSFLFQNLKKNDPIYFLKIVLKENDSNEEIIESEKLLEKVVKRGKELKREIIPLIRIKRDISNGIVETVKENRISKVMFTWDRKHPEENVVFGDVIDKYTRESTSLIYILKLEHKLGIASKTYILIPKLITKHIGFLKILESTLKNLRELNTKIVFICKDETKENLDKVIKNSKDYTFLTVNKWEILDEFVENLIKSGDLIIFFLGREGESIWCNSQDKSAKSLIEDLESNFVGIYLSCSDGNNSYCDFKI, from the coding sequence ATGTTTAATATTATTAATTTGCATACAGTTGATCCTATTTTAATGTTTACTATTTTCATGGGAATTGTTTTAGTTGCTCCAATATTAGCAATTAAAACTAAAATCCCGTCAATAATTTACTTGTTAATAGGTGGAATGGTAGTTGGACCATATGGACTAGATATAGTTTCTAGAACTTTAAAAATAGAACTTTTAGGGGCAATAGGTCTCCTGTACATAATGTTTGAAGCAGGGCTGGAAATAAATTTACATGAGGTAAATAAAAATAAATCCTATAGTTTGATTTTTGGTCTATTAACATTTGCTATTCCTATGTTTTTAGGATTTTTAGGGGGAGTATATATATTGAAAATGAGTGCACTAAGCTCTCTTTTGTTAGCTAGTTTATTTTCTTCCCATACATTGATAACCTATCCAATTGTTAGTAGGTTTGGATTAAATAAAAGAAAAGGTGTAACTGCAGCAATTGGAGGAACAATTATAACTGATATTTTAGCCCTAGTGGTTTTAGTAATTGTAATTGCAGTGTATCAAGGAAATTCAACATTTTTATTTTGGGGGAAATTCATAGGTTTAACAACAATATATGTTATATTTTCAGCAAAGTATATACCTAAAATAGCAAAATATTTTTTTATTAAGTACGCTAAGGGAAATGGAAGTGAAGAATATGTTTTTATAATAACAATTACCTTTATACTAGCTCAAATTTCTCATATGATAGGATTAGAACCTATAATAGGAGCATTTTTATCAGGACTAGTGCTAAATAGTCTTATCCCAGAAAGAAGTATTCTAATGGCCAGGGTAAAGTTTATAGGGGAAACTTTATTTATACCATTTTTTCTAATTTCAGTTGGGATGTTAATAGATGTAAGCCAGTTTATAAAAAATAGGGAAACTATGAAAGTAGCAATATTTATGATTGTTATAGGGGTTTTATCTAAACTTATTGCAGCTTTTATTTTTGGGAAAATTATAAAATTAAAGAGCATAGAAAATATTTTAATTTTTTCCATGACTGTAAACCAAGCAGCAGCAACTTTAGCAGCAGTTACAGTTGGATATAATATTGGAATTTTAAATAAATATATTTTAGCAGGAACAATAACAATGATAATGATCACTTGTTTTGTGGGAACTTTTTTCACTGAGTATTCAGCTAGAAAAATGGCCTTTTCAGAGGATAAAGAGGAGGGGAGAATTTCTTCCCATAGAATTTTAGTTCCAGTTAATAGGGATATAAATTTGGAAAATTTAATGGAGTTTAGTTTTCTATTTCAAAACTTAAAAAAGAATGATCCAATATATTTTCTAAAAATAGTATTAAAAGAAAATGATAGTAATGAAGAAATTATAGAAAGTGAAAAATTATTAGAAAAAGTTGTGAAAAGGGGTAAGGAATTAAAAAGAGAAATAATTCCTTTAATAAGAATAAAAAGAGATATTTCCAATGGAATAGTAGAAACAGTTAAAGAAAACAGAATTTCAAAAGTGATGTTTACTTGGGACAGAAAACATCCTGAGGAAAATGTAGTATTTGGAGATGTGATAGATAAGTATACTAGGGAAAGTACATCCCTTATATATATCTTAAAGCTAGAACATAAGTTAGGGATAGCCTCTAAAACATATATTTTAATACCTAAATTAATAACTAAACATATTGGATTTTTAAAGATACTTGAAAGCACTTTGAAAAATTTAAGAGAATTAAATACTAAAATTGTTTTTATTTGTAAGGATGAAACTAAGGAAAATTTAGATAAGGTTATTAAAAATAGTAAGGATTATACTTTCTTAACTGTTAATAAATGGGAAATTCTAGATGAATTTGTTGAAAATTTAATTAAATCTGGAGACTTAATCATTTTCTTCCTAGGAAGAGAAGGGGAAAGTATATGGTGTAATTCCCAAGATAAATCTGCTAAAAGCTTAATAGAGGATTTAGAAAGTAATTTTGTTGGAATATATTTATCTTGTAGTGATGGTAATAACTCTTACTGTGACTTTAAAATTTAA
- a CDS encoding carbohydrate kinase family protein, translating to MNKILCVGHSAFDITYLLKKFPVENKKYQAEERTMVSGGPAGNAAYLLGKYGEKVSYITVLGDDSYGNEIIKDLKNVGVDTKNIVMDKKYITPCSLIIANGSTGSRTIINYREEKEIFDLKVNYKTSPKIILYDGHELQIALTVNKLFPSAISVLDAGSYKEGTLVLGKLVDYFICSEDFAMEYCKINKIEEKDFDYVLEKLKELNKNTIIVTLGERGAIMKKEDKIIKYEAFKASAIDTTGAGDIFHGAFVYGLSNGFSIDENIRFASACSALSVEKLGGRNSIPHLEEVYKKLKEK from the coding sequence ATGAATAAAATACTTTGTGTTGGACATTCAGCTTTTGATATTACTTATTTATTGAAGAAATTTCCAGTGGAAAATAAAAAATATCAAGCAGAGGAAAGAACTATGGTTAGTGGGGGACCTGCAGGAAATGCAGCATATTTACTTGGAAAATATGGAGAAAAAGTATCCTATATAACTGTTCTAGGTGATGATTCTTATGGAAATGAAATTATAAAGGATTTAAAAAATGTAGGGGTTGATACTAAAAATATAGTAATGGATAAAAAGTATATAACCCCTTGCAGTTTAATAATTGCAAATGGAAGTACAGGGTCAAGAACTATTATAAACTATAGGGAAGAAAAGGAAATTTTTGATTTAAAGGTTAATTATAAAACTTCTCCTAAAATAATTCTTTATGATGGTCATGAATTACAAATAGCCCTTACTGTAAATAAATTGTTTCCATCAGCTATTTCTGTTTTAGATGCAGGAAGTTATAAAGAAGGTACTTTAGTATTGGGAAAACTAGTTGATTATTTCATTTGTTCTGAAGATTTTGCAATGGAATACTGTAAGATAAATAAGATAGAAGAAAAAGATTTTGATTATGTTTTGGAAAAATTAAAAGAATTAAATAAAAACACAATAATAGTTACCCTTGGTGAAAGGGGAGCTATTATGAAAAAAGAAGACAAGATAATTAAATATGAAGCTTTTAAAGCTTCTGCAATTGATACAACAGGTGCTGGGGACATATTCCATGGAGCCTTTGTCTATGGACTTAGCAATGGGTTTTCCATAGATGAAAACATTAGATTTGCATCAGCATGTTCAGCTCTTTCAGTTGAAAAATTAGGTGGAAGAAATTCAATTCCACACTTAGAAGAAGTTTATAAAAAATTAAAAGAAAAATAA
- a CDS encoding PTS ascorbate transporter subunit IIC: protein MNLLRIIGNDILTSPAFLLGIISLIGLVALKKPFNKLITGTLKPIIGYIMLGAGAGVIVKNLDPLGKMIEHGFNITGVVPNNEAITSIAQDILGKETMFILLAGLIINVLIARFTKYKYIFLTGHHSFFMACMLSAVLSTSGLKGGSLVLAGGFLLGAWSAISPAIGQKYTDLVTDDDGIAMGHFGSLGYYISAWIGSKIGNKEKSTEHIEIPEKYNFLRDSTISTAITMIVFYLIAAIVAGPKYVSQLSGGTNYIVYSLTAALSFAVGVTIVYNGVRMILSELIPAFQGVSQRIIPKAIPAVDCAVFFTYAPNAVLIGFISSFIGGIIGMFILGGIGAVLIIPGLVPHFFCGATAGIYGNATGGKRGAVVGAFVNGLFLSFLPALLLPVLGNLGFQNTTFGDFDFGVIGIIIGNLINKFGNTGIISIIAVFLIVLIVPNFIKTKTHVINAKDEY, encoded by the coding sequence ATGAATTTACTTAGAATTATTGGAAATGATATTTTAACAAGTCCAGCATTTTTATTGGGAATAATATCATTAATAGGTTTAGTTGCCTTGAAAAAACCTTTTAATAAACTTATTACAGGAACATTAAAACCTATAATTGGTTATATTATGTTAGGTGCTGGTGCTGGGGTTATAGTAAAAAATCTTGATCCCCTTGGAAAAATGATTGAACATGGATTTAACATAACAGGGGTAGTTCCAAATAATGAAGCAATAACTTCCATTGCTCAAGATATTTTAGGAAAAGAAACAATGTTTATACTTTTGGCAGGATTAATAATAAATGTTTTAATTGCAAGATTTACAAAATATAAATATATATTTTTAACAGGACATCACAGCTTTTTTATGGCATGTATGTTGTCAGCAGTATTATCAACTTCAGGATTAAAAGGTGGAAGTTTAGTATTGGCTGGTGGATTTTTACTAGGAGCATGGTCAGCAATATCCCCTGCAATTGGTCAAAAATATACTGATTTAGTTACAGATGATGATGGTATAGCCATGGGACATTTTGGATCATTAGGTTATTATATTTCAGCTTGGATTGGAAGTAAAATAGGAAATAAAGAAAAAAGTACTGAACATATTGAAATTCCAGAAAAATATAATTTCTTAAGAGATTCTACAATTTCAACAGCTATTACAATGATTGTATTTTATTTAATTGCTGCTATAGTTGCAGGACCTAAATATGTTTCACAATTATCAGGGGGAACAAACTATATTGTTTATTCATTAACTGCAGCTTTAAGTTTTGCAGTTGGGGTAACAATAGTTTATAACGGTGTAAGAATGATATTATCAGAACTTATTCCAGCATTTCAAGGTGTATCCCAAAGAATTATTCCTAAAGCAATACCAGCAGTTGACTGTGCAGTATTTTTCACATACGCACCAAATGCAGTATTAATAGGATTCATATCTTCATTTATTGGAGGTATTATAGGAATGTTTATTTTAGGTGGAATAGGAGCAGTATTAATTATTCCAGGTCTTGTACCACATTTCTTCTGTGGAGCTACAGCAGGTATTTATGGTAATGCAACAGGAGGTAAAAGGGGAGCAGTTGTTGGAGCATTTGTTAATGGATTATTCTTATCATTTTTACCAGCATTATTGTTACCAGTACTAGGAAATTTAGGATTCCAAAATACAACATTTGGAGATTTTGATTTTGGAGTAATAGGAATCATCATAGGAAACTTAATTAATAAATTTGGTAATACAGGTATTATTTCAATAATTGCAGTATTCTTAATTGTTTTAATTGTACCAAACTTTATAAAAACAAAGACACATGTTATAAATGCTAAGGACGAATATTAA
- a CDS encoding PTS sugar transporter subunit IIB, with protein sequence MIKIVTVCGNGIGSSLMCAMKIEEICKEEGIEADVTSSDFNSVAGKQVDLIVTIKQLAEQLKNYNVAEIRSYTNKRKIKEDVLDKIKELVK encoded by the coding sequence ATGATAAAAATAGTTACTGTATGTGGAAATGGAATTGGAAGTAGTCTTATGTGTGCAATGAAAATTGAAGAAATTTGCAAAGAAGAGGGAATTGAAGCAGATGTAACTTCATCTGATTTTAATTCAGTTGCAGGAAAACAAGTGGATCTAATAGTTACAATAAAACAACTAGCAGAACAATTAAAGAATTATAATGTAGCTGAAATAAGAAGTTATACTAATAAAAGAAAAATAAAAGAAGATGTATTAGACAAAATTAAAGAATTAGTAAAATAA